GGAAATGATGGCTAACCTGCTCGATGCGTTGCCGGCGCATGCGCGTCTGGTGTTGCTCGGTGACAAGGATCAACTCGCCTCCGTAGAGGCCGGGGCGGTGCTCGGCGATCTGTGCCGCGATGCCGAGGCAGGCTGGTACAACCCGCAGACCTGGCGGTGGCTGGAGTCGGTCAGTGGTGAGTCATTACAGGACAGTGGCCTGCACGAGGACCACGACGGCTCGCATCCTTTGGCTCAGCAACTGGTGATGTTGCGCCATTCCCGACGCTTCGGTGAAGGCAGCGGCATCGGTCAGCTGGCGCGGCGGGTCAATCAGCAGTTGCCGGAGGAGGCGCGCCAGTTGCTGGCGGCCGGTCACTATGATGACGTGTTTTCCCTGCCGCTCAAGGGCGAACACGATCACACGTTCGAGCGGCTGCTGCTCGACGGTCATGGGGAAGGTCCAAAGGGTTATCGCCACTATCTGAATATCCTGCGCCAACAACGCCCGCCAGCGGAAAGACCGCTGGAGCATCCGGACTGGATCAACTGGGCGCGGGAAGTGCTGCTGGCGTTCGACACCTTCCAGTTGTTGTGTGCTGTGCGCAAGGGGCCTTGGGGCGTTGAAGGGTTGAATCTGCGGATCACCGAAACGCTGGTCAAGGCACGCCTGATCGAGCATGACCAGCAATGGTACGAAGGCCGGCCGGTGCTGATGACGCGCAACGATTACGGTCTGGGTCTGATGAACGGCGATATTGGCATTGCCCTCAAGTTGCCCGAGCGCGAAGGCCCGGACGCCGGCAAACCGGTGCTGCGCGTGGCCTTTCCGCGTAACGACGGGCAGGGCGGTGTGCGTTTCGTGCTGCCGAGCCGGCTCAACGATGTGGAAACGGTGTACGCGATGACGGTGCACAAATCCCAGGGCTCCGAGTTCGCCCACACCGCGCTGATCCTGCCGGATGCCTTGAATCCGGTGTTGACCAAGGAATTGATCTATACCGGTATTACCCGGGCCAAACACTGGTTCACTTTGATCGAACCCCGGGCTGGCGTGTTTGAAGAGGCGGTGCAGCGCAAGGTCAAGCGCCTGAGCGGATTGATGCTGGAACTGGAGGAAGGTGGCAAGGTTCGGGAATGAAATAGCCTGATGTTCGGTGCCGATTACTGACCAACTGGTCAGCAGCTGCTGTCTCGCTGGTGTTACTCCGCTGTGCTATCGTTGCGGCATCATTTCGGTACGATCCAAGAGAATCCCTGCATGAAGGTGGCTGTCTGGGCGACAGAGCGCGTGGTTCGCTGCAAGCACGCATTGCTTGTCGGTCTGCTCTGTTTGCTGACCGGCGCCGCCATGGCGCAGGCACAGACGCCGGTGGGCATGGCCGAGCAGCGCGCCCAGTCGGTGACGCAGGTTGTGCTGGGCATCCTCAGTTACGCGCGCTGGCCGGTGGAACCCGCACAATTGCGCCTGTGCATCGTCGGCCCCACCGAATACACCGATGACCTGGTCAAAGGCACTACGCAAGCCACCGGTCGTCCGGTCGCTGTGCGCCGACTGCTGGCCGACAACCCGGCGATCGTCAGCGAATGCGATGCGGTGTACATCGGCAAACTCACCGCAGATGAACGCAGTCGGCTGTTCACCTCATTGATCGGCCATCCGGTGCTGAGCATCAGCGAAGGGGGCGATCAGTGCACGGTCGGCAGCCTGTTCTGCCTGCGGGTCGGCGATCAGCAGGTTTCCTTCGAGGTCAATCTCGACTCCGTCGCCCGCAGCGGTGTACGCATCCACCCGAGCGTACTGCAGTTGTCGCGCCGCAAACCGGCGGCACCATGAAGCTGTTTCGTTCCAGGAGCCGCCCGACACTGGGCTCGGTCATCGGCCGCGGCCATTTGATTGTCGCGCTGGTGGCCGTGACGATGGCCAGCGTGTCGCTGACCCTGCTGGGCGTTCTCGCGCTGCGGGTGTACGCCGATCACAACCTGCATCTGATTGCACGTTCGATCAGCTACACCGTGGAAGCGGCGGTGGTGTTCAACGATAAGGACGCCGCCACCGAAGCGCTGGCCTTGATCGCGTCCACCGAAGAGGTGGCGGATGCCCAGGTGTTCGACACACAGGGGCAGTTGCTGGCGCGTTGGCAGCGGCCCGAAAACGGTCTGTTTTCCCAACTGGAAATGCAGGCTGCCCGGACCATTCTGGAAAAGCCGATCAGCCTGCCGATCATGCATCAGGACCGTGAAATCGGGCGTATTCTGCTGGTCGGTCACGGCGGTAGCCTGATGCGCTTCTTGCTCAGCGGTCTGGCGGGGATCATTCTCTGCACCGCAATCAGTGCCTGGGTCGCGCTGTATCTGGCGCGCCGACAGCTGCGCAGCATTACCGGCCCGCTTCGCAGCCTCGCGGCGGTGGCCCACGCTGCCCGCAGCGAGCGAGCACTGGATCGCCGGGTACCGCCGGCGCAGATCGCCGAGCTCGACAACCTCGGCAACGACTTCAATGCCCTGCTCGATGAACTCGAATCCTGGCAGACCCATCTGCAAAGCGAGAACGAAACCCTCGCCCATCAGGCCAGCCACGACAGCCTCACCGGTTTGCCCAACCGGGCGTTTTTCGAGGGGCGATTGATTCGCGCCTTGCGCAACGCCGGCAAGCTCAATGAGCGGGTGGCGGTGCTGTTTCTCGACAGCGACCGCTTCAAAGGCATCAATGACAACTTCGGTCACGCCGCTGGCGACGCGGTGCTGGTGGCGGTCGCCAATCGGATCCGCGCGCAACTGCGTGAAGAGGATCTGGTGGCGCGGCTCGGCGGCGACGAGTTCGCCGTACTGCTCGCGCCGCTGCACAAGATCGAGGACGCCGAGCGCATTGCTGACAAGATTCTCGCCAGCATGGACATGCCCATCGCGCTGCCGGGGGATACCAGTGTGGTGACGTCGCTCAGTATCGGCATTGCGGTTTTCCCCGATCATGGCGCCACGCCAGGTGCCTTGCTCAACGCCGCCGACGCGGCGATGTATCAGGCCAAGCGCCTGTCGCGTGGCGCTCAATTCACTGCCGGGTCGGAGAGCCCGGTCGTCAATCTGCAAACCAGGAGCTGATTCCGTGTTCACATTTCCCGCTCGACTGTTTTCCGCCTTGCTGATGATCGCCGTACTGGCGCTGACCGGGTGCCAGACCGCACCGCAGAAAGGCCTGACCCCGGCGCAGATCGCCGTCCTCAAACAACAAGGCTTCGAAGCGACCGACGAGGGCTGGGAGTTTGGCCTGTCCGGCAAAGTGCTGTTTGGCAGCGATATCGAAAGCCTGAACAACCAGAGCACCGAAATCGTCGAACGCATCGGCAAGGCACTGCTCGGCGTCGGTATCGAGCGGGTGCGGGTCGACGGTCATACCGATGCCTCGGGCAAGGAAACCTACAACCAGCAACTGTCGCTGCGTCGGGCCAAAAGCGTGGCCAAAGTGCTGACCACCGTCGGCATGAAGCAAGAGAACATCCAGCTGCGCGGACTGGGCAGCAGCGAGCCGGTGGCGTCCAATGACACTACCGCCGGACGCACCGAGAATCGCCGGGTGTCGATTGTGGTCAGCGCCGATTAATCGGCAAACCGCATCTCGCGGGTCTGCCCCATCAGCAGACCCTGATTACGCTCGGTCACCTC
The Pseudomonas fluorescens genome window above contains:
- the recD gene encoding exodeoxyribonuclease V subunit alpha → MSRTFADLSSAIDNPSSLAPLTSASDLLILLDRWVERGWLRSLDKAFIGFLYELAPQSDPLVLLAAALTSHQLGHGHVCLDLFETLKAPDFALSLPPEGDEQSDVLLLPSQLLETLDGAHWCKVLASSALVALAADNSEAAHQRPLVLSGKRLYLRRYWAYERRIDAALRTRLAQGETPPDDLPQRLDELFGPARPGAVIDWQKLACALATRGAFSIITGGPGTGKTTTVVRLLALLQAPAVEAGQPLRIRLAAPTGKAAARLTESISQQVQSLQVTEDVREKIPCDVTTVHRLLGSRPGTRHFRHHAGNRLPLDVLVVDEASMIDLEMMANLLDALPAHARLVLLGDKDQLASVEAGAVLGDLCRDAEAGWYNPQTWRWLESVSGESLQDSGLHEDHDGSHPLAQQLVMLRHSRRFGEGSGIGQLARRVNQQLPEEARQLLAAGHYDDVFSLPLKGEHDHTFERLLLDGHGEGPKGYRHYLNILRQQRPPAERPLEHPDWINWAREVLLAFDTFQLLCAVRKGPWGVEGLNLRITETLVKARLIEHDQQWYEGRPVLMTRNDYGLGLMNGDIGIALKLPEREGPDAGKPVLRVAFPRNDGQGGVRFVLPSRLNDVETVYAMTVHKSQGSEFAHTALILPDALNPVLTKELIYTGITRAKHWFTLIEPRAGVFEEAVQRKVKRLSGLMLELEEGGKVRE
- a CDS encoding YfiR family protein produces the protein MKVAVWATERVVRCKHALLVGLLCLLTGAAMAQAQTPVGMAEQRAQSVTQVVLGILSYARWPVEPAQLRLCIVGPTEYTDDLVKGTTQATGRPVAVRRLLADNPAIVSECDAVYIGKLTADERSRLFTSLIGHPVLSISEGGDQCTVGSLFCLRVGDQQVSFEVNLDSVARSGVRIHPSVLQLSRRKPAAP
- a CDS encoding diguanylate cyclase domain-containing protein, with amino-acid sequence MKLFRSRSRPTLGSVIGRGHLIVALVAVTMASVSLTLLGVLALRVYADHNLHLIARSISYTVEAAVVFNDKDAATEALALIASTEEVADAQVFDTQGQLLARWQRPENGLFSQLEMQAARTILEKPISLPIMHQDREIGRILLVGHGGSLMRFLLSGLAGIILCTAISAWVALYLARRQLRSITGPLRSLAAVAHAARSERALDRRVPPAQIAELDNLGNDFNALLDELESWQTHLQSENETLAHQASHDSLTGLPNRAFFEGRLIRALRNAGKLNERVAVLFLDSDRFKGINDNFGHAAGDAVLVAVANRIRAQLREEDLVARLGGDEFAVLLAPLHKIEDAERIADKILASMDMPIALPGDTSVVTSLSIGIAVFPDHGATPGALLNAADAAMYQAKRLSRGAQFTAGSESPVVNLQTRS
- a CDS encoding OmpA family protein, with translation MIAVLALTGCQTAPQKGLTPAQIAVLKQQGFEATDEGWEFGLSGKVLFGSDIESLNNQSTEIVERIGKALLGVGIERVRVDGHTDASGKETYNQQLSLRRAKSVAKVLTTVGMKQENIQLRGLGSSEPVASNDTTAGRTENRRVSIVVSAD